From Mumia sp. ZJ1417:
CGGGTGAGTTCGCCCTGCTCCGCGCTGCCCAGGCCGCTGCGGGCGGCAGCAACCACGGCCTCCCGGTTGACGGGGTCGTCCCACGAGGTCAGCAGGACACGAACGAAGGTGCGGCCGACCTCCTCGTACGGGGCCTCGAGCACCGGCTCCATCGCCTCGCTCATGGCGTGCGGGAGCTGGAGCGCCGCAGCGACGAGCCGCTGCTTGTCCTTGAAGTAGTGGTGGACGAGAGCCGGGTCGACACGGGCCCGGCGAGCCACGGCGCGGATCGACGTACCGTCGTACCCGCGCTGCGCGAGCTCTGCTCGCGCTGCGGCGACGATCTCGCCGCGAGTGTCCGGTGTGCCCGGCCGCCTTCCCGCCATGGGCGAAGCGTACGACCGGAACTGGTCCGCGACGGGCCGAAATGCATCGATCAAAGATCGTGCGAGGCGACCGCAGAGGCCAGATGGAGCCTCGTGAAAGCAAGCGCCTCCGCGAGATCGGCCTCGCGCTCGAGGCGGTCGGCGGCCTTGCGGGTGGTCACCTCGACGGCGACGTCGCCGGCGTACTCGTGCTCGGCGAGCAGGCCGAGCAGCTCGCCGACGGGCTGGTGCCCACGTCCGGGGACCAAGTGCTCGTCGCGGGCCGAGCCGGTCCCGTCACCGAGGTGGACGTGCGCCAACCGACGTCCGAGGTCGGAGGCCATCTCGAGCGGGTCGGTGCCCGACGTCGCACAGTGGGAGACGTCGAGCGTCACGTGCTCGTAGCCGAGCACCACCGGGTCCCAGCCCGGGGCGTACGCCTGGAACTCCCGCTTGCCGGTGCGCCAGGGGTACATGTTCTCGACGGCGAAGACGACGCCCGTGCTGTCCTCCAGCTTGGCCACACCCTCCTCGAACGCGCGCGCGTAGTCGCGCTGCCAGCGGAAGGGTGGGTGGACGACGACGAGCCCGGCTCCGCAGGCACGTGCCATCTCCGCGCTCTTCTCGAGCTTGACCCAGTGGTCGGTCCCCCAGACGCGCTGCGTGATGAGCAGGCACGGCGCGTGGACGGAGAGGACGGGGATCTCGTGGTACTCCTGCAACCCGACGATCGCGTCGATGTCGGCGCTCGTCGCGTCCGTCCCGACCATCACCTCGACCCCGTCGTAGCCGAGCCGCTTGGCGATCTCGAAGCCGACCTCCGTCGACTCGGGATAGACCGACGAGGTCGAGAGCGTCACCCGTGCGGACGGCACGGAGACAGGCGGCACAGGGTCTGTCACTGCTCCAGGTTACGCGGTGTCTCACATGTGGTCGTGGCGCTCGAGCAGGACGCCCTCGCGCAGCGCCCACGGACACATCTCGAGCTCGGGGAGCTCGAACAGGTCCATCACCGCGTCGGCGACGATCGCACCGGCCACCATCTGGTGGGCACGGTTCGGCGAGACCCCCGGCTGCTCGGCGATCTCGGTCACCGACATGGTGCGCAGCTCCTCGAGGTGCGCGACGACGAGGTCGTGGCGCAGCGACCTCTTGACGTACGGCCCGGCCTCCGACGGCGCGGCACCGGACAGCCGTGCCAGCGACCGGAAGGTCTTGCTGGTCGCGACCACGTGGTCGAACCCGCCACCCCTGCGCAGTGCCCCGACCGAGTCGGCGATCTGCTGGCGGACGAACAGCCGCAGGGCGTCGTACTGGGCGTCGCTGGGGACCCCGTCAGGGAACCACTCGCGCGTCAGCCGCCCCGCGCCCAGAGGCAGCGAGGTGCAGACGTCGGGAGTCTCGTCGCGCCCGGTCGCGATCTCGAGCGAGCCGCCGCCGATGTCGAAGACGCCCAGGCGACCCGACGACCAGCCGAACCAGCGCCGTACAGCCAGGAACGTCAGCCGCGCCTCCTCGTCTCCGGGCAGCACGTCGAGGCGCACCCCGGTCTGGGACTCGACCTTCGCGAGCACCGCGTCGGCGTTGACCGCGTCACGCAGCGCCGACGTCGCGAACGCGATGACCTCCGAGCACCCCTTCTCGGAGGCGACGGCACGCGCCTCGTCCACGAACCGCACCAGCGCCTTGACCCCGCGCGGGTCGACAGCGCCGTCGTCGTCGAGGTGCTCCGCGAGCCGCAGCGGCTCCTTGTAGGTGAACGCGGGCAACGGCGGAGCGCCACGATAGGCGTCGACCACGAGCAGGTGACCCGTGTTCGAGCCGATGTCGAGCACTCCGATGCGCATGACATCGAGCGTACCGACCACATGTGGCGATCCGTTCTATGGTGGAGGCGTGCCCGAGGTGATGCTCGACTTCCCCCGTACGTGGGCAGAGTTCCCGGACCCCGCCGACGACGACCAGGTGTTCCGCTGCGATCTCACCTGGCTCACGTCCCGCTGGGCCTGCATCTTCGGCAACGGGTGCCGCGGGATCTACGCCTCCGCGCCCGACGTCGGCTGCTGCACGCTCGGTGCGCACTTCGCCGACGAGGCGGACTACGAGCGGGTCGCCCCGTACGTCGAGAAGCTCGGCCCCGAGGACTGGCAGCACCGCAAGGAGGGGCGCAAGCACGGCTGGACCGAGCGCGACGAGGACGGCGAGCTCAAGACCCGCGCTTACGAGGGCGCATGCATCTTCCACAACCGTGAGGGCTTCGCCGGCGGCGTCGGGTGCGCCCTGCACAAGTGGGCCCTCGACCACGGCGAGTCGCCGGTCGCGGTCAAGCCGGACGTGTGCTGGCAGCTGCCGATCCGCCGCCAGTTCCGCGAGGTCGAGCGCGGCGACGGCACCTCGTACACAGAGGTCGCGATCGGCGAGTACACCCGGGCCGGCTGGGGGCCGGGCGGTCACGACCTCGACTGGTACTGCTCGTCCAACACCGAGGCGCATGTCGGCCTCGAGCCCGTCTACGTGAGCAACGCCGACGAGCTCACTGCTCTGATGGGCCCAAAGGGCTACAAGCAGCTCGTCAAGCTCTGCGAGGAGCACCTTGCCGGCGAGCACCGTCGTACGCGACACCGCGCCGACCCCGGGGCCTGACCCCACCCTCGAGGCGGTATGTGTCGCGGGTCACAATGACGCACATGCGACTGGACCATCTCTCGTTCGCCGCCGGGCCAGACGGCCTCGCCGCGACCACCGACCGGCTCGGCACGCTTCTCGGCGCGGATTTCCTGGACGGCGGCAACCACCCCCGCTTCGGCACCCGCAACATGATCCTGCCGTTGGTGGGCGACCAGTACGTCGAGGTCGTGGCCGCACTCGACCACCCCGCGTCGGACAAGGCTCCGTTCGGACAGGCCGTGCGCGCACGGACCGAGCTCGGTGGCGGCTGGCTCGGATGGGTCGTCCGCGTCGACGACATGACGCCGGTCGAGCACCGGATGGGCCGGCACGCGGTGCCCGGCAACCGCAGGCGCCCCGACGGCTTCAACCTCGAGTGGAAGCAGATCGGCGTACGAGGAACGCAGGCGGACCCTCAGCTGCCGTTCGTCGTCCAGTGGGAGGTCCCCGACGAGCAGCACCCGTCACGCTCGGGCCCCGCGGCACTGTCGCTCGGCTCGCTCGAGATCGCCGGCGACCCCGCGCGCGTGACGCAGTACCTCGGGGAGTCGGTCCTCGACGCGCTGACCGACGTCGAGGTGCGATGGGTCGCCCCGAACGGCACGCCGGGAATCGTCGCGGCCACCTTCGTCACTCCGGAAGGCACCGTCCGGATCTGAGGTGGTCGAACTGATTGAGATCCGAACTGGTTGAACTGAGTACTACAACGGATGGTCTGAGGCTCAGGCTCGCCACACCCTGGAGAGCATGAGCAGTGTCCTCGGAATCACCGGCCACCTGGGCGCAGTCGCAACCGTCGTGGTGTCGATGGCCGCCACGGTATTGCTGGGGGTCGTGGGGATCAACCTGCTGGTCACGCAGAGCGCCGGAGCGGCGGGCTACGACGCGGCGGCGGTCATGGCCGCGGTCGTGGCGCTGTGCTGCTTCGCCGGATCACTGGCGCTGATGCGCCAGACGGGCAAGCTGCGTCCCGCGCTGTGGGGCTATCTCCCCGGGCTGATCGCGGTGCTCACCGCCGGGCTGCTCGTCAGCGAGGGCGGCACCCACGCGGCCGCCGACGCCGTGCCACCGCTGATCGGCGCGGTGCTGTTGCTCGTCCCGTCGACGTGGCTGCCGATCTACGCCGCCGTCCGCGCCCACCTCGAGACGCGCCGCGAAGACGTCAGCGCGCGGTCCTGGCGCGGCCGGCTCTGATCCACAGGTCGGGCGAGCCGCTGCCGACCTGTCACCCCTCTCGCCTAGCGTGTCCGTCATGGCGAGAAGCGCGACGACGTTCCGGTGCAGCGAGTGCGGGTGGACGAGCACGAAGTGGGTCGGCCGATGTGGCGAGTGCCAGACGTGGGGCACGGTCGACGAGACCGGAGGCCCTGCCACCGCGCGCACCACGCCGACGTCCGTCACCCGAGCCGCGCGCCCGATCGGGCAGATCGACGTCGAGTCGTCGCGCTCGCGTCCCAGCGGCATCGCCGAGCTCGACCGCGTCCTCGGGGGCGGCTTCGTCCCGGGGGCGGTGGTGCTGCTCGCGGGTGAGCCCGGCGTCGGCAAGTCGACGCTCCTCCTCGAGGTGGCCGCGCGCTGGGCCCGTGGGCTTGCGACCACTCTCTATATCTCCGGCGAGGAGTCGACCGCTCAGATCCGCCTGCGCGCCGACCGTACGCGGGCCGTCCACGACAGCCTCTACCTCGCCAGCGAGACCGATCTCGGCGCCGTCCTCGCCCACATCGACGAGGTGAAGCCCTCGCTGCTGGTTCTCGACTCCGTCCAGACCATCGGCTCGAGCAGCATCGACGGTGTGCCTGGCGGTGTCACCCAGGTCCGCGAGGTCGCCTCGACACTCATCCAGGTCGCCAAGTCCCGCAACATCCCGACCGTCCTCGTCGGCCACGTCACCAAGGACGGCTCGATCGCCGGTCCCCGCGTGCTCGAGCACCTCGTCGACGTGGTCCTCCAGTTCGAGGGCGACCGCAACACCCGGCTCCGGCTGCTCCGTGCCGTCAAGAACCGCTTCGGCCCGGTCGACGAGATCGGCTGCTTCGACCTGTCCGAGGAAGGCATCGTCGAGGTCCCCGACCCGACGGGCCTGTTCGTCTCGCGCCACCACCAGCCGGTTTCCGGCACCTGCATCACGGTGACGATGGAGGGCAGGCGCCCCCTGCTCGCCGAGGTCCAGTCGCTCGTGTCCGCCACCGAGCTCCCCCAGCCTCGCCGCGCGACGAGCGGGCTCGACAGCTCGCGGATGGCGATGATCCTCGCGGTGCTGTCGCGTCGCTGCGGCCTCGTCCTCGGGCGCAGCGACGTCTATGCGGCGACGGTGGGCGGGGCACGGCTCAGCGAACCCTCCGCTGACCTCGCGACCGCCATCGCCGTCGCCTCGGCGGCCACCGACACGATCGTCCCCAGCGATCTCGTCGCGCTCGGCGAGGTCGGGCTGGCCGGCGAGGTCCGGCGGGTGACCCACCTGGGGCATCGCCTGCGCGAGGCCGCCCGCCTCGGGTTCCGGCGCGCGATCGTGCCGCGCGACGGCGCCGACGCGACGCCCGACGCACGCAAGGTCCCTGGGTTGTCCGTCGTCGCGGTCGACGACCTCGCAGGCGCGCTCCGCGAGCTCGGCGTCGGTGCGGGGACCAGCCACTACACTGATCGCAGTCATTGAACCAATCTCGCGGGGGAACTGTGTCGATCAACGATCGAGCGGGCGGCACGCCGCCGATCCTGCGGGCGACGCTCGCCTCGGTGGCCCCAGGAACGGCACTGCGCGAAGGCCTCGAGCGCATCCTTCGAGGACGCACCGGCGCACTGATCGTCTTCGGCCAGGACAAGGACATCGACGCCCTGTCGACGGGCGGCTTCGTGCTCGACGTGCCGTTCACGCCGACCGCTCTGCGGGAGCTCGCCAAGATGGACGGCGCGATCATCCTCGACAAGGGCGCGACCCGGATCCTCCAGGCGGGGGTCCACCTCATGCCCGACCCGTCGATCCCCACGCACGAGACCGGCACCCGGCACCGCACGGCCGACCGGGTGGCGAGGCAGACCAACGTCCCCGTCATCTCGGTGTCGGCGTCGATGCACATCATCGCGCTGTACGTCGAAGGCAACCGCCGCGTGCTCGAGGAGGCCGGCGCGATCCTCGGCCGCGCCAACCAGGCGCTCGCCACGCTCGAGCGCTACAAGCTGCGCCTCGACGAGGTCTCCGGCGCACTCTCGGCGCTCGAGATCGAAGACCTGGTGACCGTGCGTGACGTCGCAGCGGTCGCACAACGGCTCGAGATGGTGACCCGGATCGCCGTCGAGATCGAGGACTACGTGCTCGAGCTCGGGACGGACGGACGCCTCCTCTCGCTCCAGCTCGACGAGCTCGTGACCGGTGTGGAGAGCGAGCGCGAGCTGATCGTCCGCGACTACGCCCCTGCTGGCCGTCGGGGCAAGCCCCCGGCCGAGGTCCTCGCCGACCTCTCCGAGATCGTCTCCACCGACCTCGTCGACCTGGCCGCGATCGCCCGCGCACTCGGCCTCGGCACCGGCGAGCACCTGGAGTCGGCGGTGTCTCCTCGGGGCTACCGGCTGCTCGCCAAGGTCCCCCGGCTCCCCAACAGCGTCATCGAGCGTCTGGTCGAGCACTTCGGCACGCTCCAGAAGCTCCTCGCTGCGAGCATCGAGGACCTTCAGGCCGTCGAGGGTGTCGGCGAGCTCCGCGCCCGCAGTGTCCGCGAGGGTCTGTCACGCCTCGCCGAGGCGAGCATCCTCGAGCGCTACGTCTGACCGACAGCCCCGCGGGCGCTCACGGGGACTGCGTCACGGGGTCTGAGCCGTCGACGGGCTCGTGCTGGGCTTGCCCGTGGCCGCCGGCGCTGTCGGCTTCGTCGTCGGTGGCGGCGTGGGTGTGGGTGTGGGTGTGGGCGTGGGCGTCGGAGGCGCGGCGAGCGTGAACTCGCCGATCGCCGGCTCACCGCCGAGAAGCGCGGCCTTCGCCTCGTACGCTCCGGGCTTCACGAATGCGCCCTCCTTGTCGCACCCGTCACCGTCGGCCCGCCCGCTCCACGGAACGTCCACCACCGTCGCCCAGGTGGGGTGGACATCGACCGTCAGACCCCGGATCCGGTCACAGGTCTGGGTGTCCCAGACCTGTCCGTCGGAGTCACGCACCTCAAGGACGAAGGTCGTCGGGTCGATCCGGACCGTGCACGGCTCCTTCGCCGACGTGACGACCCGCAAGGTCACGGGGATCGCCCGACCCGCCAGCGTCCCGGCGGCGACCGACGGGACGACCTGGACCGAGGCAGGGGCGCAGGACCCGGTGACCGTACCGAGCCGGACCCCGACCTCGACGTCCTTT
This genomic window contains:
- a CDS encoding Ppx/GppA phosphatase family protein encodes the protein MRIGVLDIGSNTGHLLVVDAYRGAPPLPAFTYKEPLRLAEHLDDDGAVDPRGVKALVRFVDEARAVASEKGCSEVIAFATSALRDAVNADAVLAKVESQTGVRLDVLPGDEEARLTFLAVRRWFGWSSGRLGVFDIGGGSLEIATGRDETPDVCTSLPLGAGRLTREWFPDGVPSDAQYDALRLFVRQQIADSVGALRRGGGFDHVVATSKTFRSLARLSGAAPSEAGPYVKRSLRHDLVVAHLEELRTMSVTEIAEQPGVSPNRAHQMVAGAIVADAVMDLFELPELEMCPWALREGVLLERHDHM
- the radA gene encoding DNA repair protein RadA, with the protein product MARSATTFRCSECGWTSTKWVGRCGECQTWGTVDETGGPATARTTPTSVTRAARPIGQIDVESSRSRPSGIAELDRVLGGGFVPGAVVLLAGEPGVGKSTLLLEVAARWARGLATTLYISGEESTAQIRLRADRTRAVHDSLYLASETDLGAVLAHIDEVKPSLLVLDSVQTIGSSSIDGVPGGVTQVREVASTLIQVAKSRNIPTVLVGHVTKDGSIAGPRVLEHLVDVVLQFEGDRNTRLRLLRAVKNRFGPVDEIGCFDLSEEGIVEVPDPTGLFVSRHHQPVSGTCITVTMEGRRPLLAEVQSLVSATELPQPRRATSGLDSSRMAMILAVLSRRCGLVLGRSDVYAATVGGARLSEPSADLATAIAVASAATDTIVPSDLVALGEVGLAGEVRRVTHLGHRLREAARLGFRRAIVPRDGADATPDARKVPGLSVVAVDDLAGALRELGVGAGTSHYTDRSH
- a CDS encoding sugar phosphate isomerase/epimerase translates to MTDPVPPVSVPSARVTLSTSSVYPESTEVGFEIAKRLGYDGVEVMVGTDATSADIDAIVGLQEYHEIPVLSVHAPCLLITQRVWGTDHWVKLEKSAEMARACGAGLVVVHPPFRWQRDYARAFEEGVAKLEDSTGVVFAVENMYPWRTGKREFQAYAPGWDPVVLGYEHVTLDVSHCATSGTDPLEMASDLGRRLAHVHLGDGTGSARDEHLVPGRGHQPVGELLGLLAEHEYAGDVAVEVTTRKAADRLEREADLAEALAFTRLHLASAVASHDL
- the disA gene encoding DNA integrity scanning diadenylate cyclase DisA, giving the protein MSINDRAGGTPPILRATLASVAPGTALREGLERILRGRTGALIVFGQDKDIDALSTGGFVLDVPFTPTALRELAKMDGAIILDKGATRILQAGVHLMPDPSIPTHETGTRHRTADRVARQTNVPVISVSASMHIIALYVEGNRRVLEEAGAILGRANQALATLERYKLRLDEVSGALSALEIEDLVTVRDVAAVAQRLEMVTRIAVEIEDYVLELGTDGRLLSLQLDELVTGVESERELIVRDYAPAGRRGKPPAEVLADLSEIVSTDLVDLAAIARALGLGTGEHLESAVSPRGYRLLAKVPRLPNSVIERLVEHFGTLQKLLAASIEDLQAVEGVGELRARSVREGLSRLAEASILERYV
- a CDS encoding VOC family protein, translated to MRLDHLSFAAGPDGLAATTDRLGTLLGADFLDGGNHPRFGTRNMILPLVGDQYVEVVAALDHPASDKAPFGQAVRARTELGGGWLGWVVRVDDMTPVEHRMGRHAVPGNRRRPDGFNLEWKQIGVRGTQADPQLPFVVQWEVPDEQHPSRSGPAALSLGSLEIAGDPARVTQYLGESVLDALTDVEVRWVAPNGTPGIVAATFVTPEGTVRI
- a CDS encoding DUF3109 family protein, producing the protein MPEVMLDFPRTWAEFPDPADDDQVFRCDLTWLTSRWACIFGNGCRGIYASAPDVGCCTLGAHFADEADYERVAPYVEKLGPEDWQHRKEGRKHGWTERDEDGELKTRAYEGACIFHNREGFAGGVGCALHKWALDHGESPVAVKPDVCWQLPIRRQFREVERGDGTSYTEVAIGEYTRAGWGPGGHDLDWYCSSNTEAHVGLEPVYVSNADELTALMGPKGYKQLVKLCEEHLAGEHRRTRHRADPGA
- a CDS encoding TetR family transcriptional regulator is translated as MAGRRPGTPDTRGEIVAAARAELAQRGYDGTSIRAVARRARVDPALVHHYFKDKQRLVAAALQLPHAMSEAMEPVLEAPYEEVGRTFVRVLLTSWDDPVNREAVVAAARSGLGSAEQGELTRDFVLKGQIAALVERHCPEAPPLTSALLVSQMVGLLTARYLLAVEPLASMPVEEIVEVVAPTVQGYLALRSSEGAAAT